Sequence from the Corallococcus sp. EGB genome:
CCCACCACCTCCGCGTCGAAGGTGCGCCCGTCCGCGAGCACCACGTGGATGGCGGAAGCGCCCCGGATGACGTGGTCGTTGGTGACGATGATGCCGGACGGGTCGATGATGGCGCCGCTGCCCAGGCCCGTGATGCGCTGGCGCGTCTCCGGCTGGGACATGCCCTGGCCAAAGAACTCCTCCAGCGGCGAGCGGGGCCGGCCCCGGAAGCGCGACTCCACCTCCTGTTCGGTGCCGATGTAGACGACCGCCGGGGAGACCTTCTGCACCACCTCCACCACGTCGCTCCGGCGCCGGGACAGGTCCGCGTGCGCCGGAATCGCCAGCACGAGCCCCACCCACATGAGCCCCCACCGGATGTGTGCTGCCTTCATGCCCTTCCTCCGTACGCCGCCGGGAATTGTCTCCCGGAAGACAGCCTGAATGTCGGGAAGGCCTCAGCCATTCCCTGGGTGGCTGGAAGCGGCGTCCCGCTCTTCATAGACCAGATGGTGCGGCCGTGATCGCACGCACTTTCAGGCAGAACGTCCTGGCCCTGGCCCGATTGCGGCGTTGGGGGTGCCAGGGCAGCCTGGGAGTCCCGGCGCGGCGTGTTGCTTGATGCCCGCGGGGGCCGAGGGAGTGGTTGCACATGAGTCTCGTCCTGGTCGCGGATGACGAACCCGCGGTGCTGGAAGTCCTGAGCCAGGTGGTGGAGGACCTGGGGCACGACGTGGTGCGCGCGAGGGATGGCGAGGAGGCGCTGGCGCTCGCCCGGACCCACCGCCCGAGGCTCGTGGTGACGGACCACATGATGCCGCGCATGAGCGGCATGGAGCTGTGCAGCCGGCTGAAGCAGGAGCCGGGCCTGCGCGAGGTGCCCATCATCCTCTTGAGCGCCGTGCTCCAGCAGGGCTCGCCGGATGCGTCCGCGTTCCTCAACAAGCCCTTTGAAATCACCGACTTCGAGACGCTGGTCCACGACGTGCTGGAGAAGGCCCCCGCCGCGCTCCCGGAGCCGGCGACGCCCGTGGAGGCGCTGAGCCGGTGGGTGGCGCAGTCGCTCCAGGGCCCGCTGGAGGCCGCGAGGAATCAGCTGCGCGCGTTGGAAGACCTGCCTCCGCCCGGCAGGGGTGCGGTGGAGGCGCTGGGCGAGCAGCTCCAGTCGCTGGAGCGCATGGGCCGCTACCTCCAGGACGCCGTCCGCCTGAGCGCGGGCAGCGTGACGCTGCGGCCGGTGGAGGGTGACCTGCGCCAGCCCCTGGAGGCGTCCGTCGCGCGGTGCCGCACCTCGGGGCCCGGCGTTCCGGTGGAGCTGACGGTGCCTCCGGAGGCGGTGGGACTGAAGTTCGATCCGGAGCGCCTGGAGCAGGTGTTCGACGTGCTCCTGTCGAACGCGGCCCGTCAGGGGAGGGTGCGCGTGGAGCTGAAGGCGTCTCCGCAAGAGGTCCTGGTGCGCGTGAGCGACCCGGGGCCGGGCATCCCCGAAGCGGAGCTGCCCCGGCTGTTCCAGCGCTTCCCGGAGGTCCCCGCGCGCGGTGAGGCGCTGGGGCTCTACGTGGCGTCGGAGTTGGCGAAGCTGCACGGCGGCGCGCTCTCCGCCGAGTCGCGCCCCGGGCAGGGCGCGACCTTCAGCGTGTCATTGCCGCGCGTGGCCTGAAGGCTCAGGCCTTCTGCGACTTCAGCATCCAGCCAATCATCTTGTAGAGCATGCGGGCGCCCACGTTGGCGTCCCACTCGCTGCCGTCGGGGCCGGGGGCCACCTCGGTGAGGTCGAAGCCGACGATGGTGCGGCCCGAGCGCACGACGCCCGCGACGAGCGCGGTGGCCTCCGGGAAGGACAGGCCGCCGGGGACGGGGGTGCCGGTGTTCGGGCACAGCACGGGGTCCAGGCCGTCGATGTCGAAGGACAGGTAGACCTGCTGCGGCAGCTTGTCGACGATCTGCTTCACCTGCTGGTTCCAGGGGAGGCCATCGAAGCGGTTCTGCTGGAGGATGGAGTCGTAGATGGCGTGGATGCGGCCGCCGGAGTCCTCGATGTAGCGGTGCTCGTTCTCGCTCATGTCGCGCAGGCCCACCTGGACCAGCGTCTTCACGCCCGGGATGCGCTCGCACACGTTGTAGAAGATGGACGCGTGCGACCAGGTGAAGCCTTCGTAGGCGACGCGCAGGTCGGCGTGCGCGTCCAGGTGCAGCACGCCCATGCCGGGGTACTTCTCCGCGTGCGCCTGGATGATGCCGAAGGAGATGGCGTGATCGCCTCCCACGGCGGCCACGCGCTTGCCCTGCTCCAGCCAGTGCTTCGTGGTGCGGTAGACGTGCTCGTTGAGCTTCTCGCTGAAGCCGTTCACGTCCCTGGCGGCGGCGAGCAACTCGGCCTCGCCGGAGTCGATGCCGCCGGCCTCGATGACGACCTGGGCGCGCTCCTTGGCGCGTTCGTTCCACTCATGCAGCTCGGCGGGGGCCTCCAGCATGGCGATGCCGCGCTCGTAGGGACGGCCGGTCTCCACGTCGAACAGGTCCACCTGCTTGCTGGCCTCCAGCAGGGCGGCGGGGCCGTTGGACGTGCCGCCGCCGTAGCTGGTGGTGGCCTCGAAGGGAACGGGGATGACGACGACGTGGGCCTCGTCGGGAGAGTGGGGGAGGCCGAAGATGCCGGAGCCCGGCTGCGCGGCGGCGGCGGGGTCGAAGTGGGTAGCCATGGCGGCGCAGGATACGGTTCCGCCTCCCGGGCGCAATGGCTTCGGTGGTATCCGCCGGCCGGGCGGCAAGCGGACAGGGAGGATTCGGATGGCGACGCGGAAGAAGGCGGTGGCGAAGTCCCCGGGGCGCAAGGGTGGAATCACGGTGGACGACGTGCGCGCGCTGGCGCTGGCGCTGCCCTCGACAGAGGAGCGACCGTCATACGGCACGCCCGGCTTCCGGGTGAGCGACAAGCTCTTCGCGCGCGTGTTGGACGAGGACTCCATCGTCATCAAGGTGGACTTCGACCACCGGGAGGCCCTGCTGCAATCACAGCCGGACGTCTTCCTCGTCACGCCGCACTATCAGGACTGGCCCATGGTCATCGTGCGGCTCACCACCGTGACACGGCCCCTGCTGCAATCCCTGCTCAAGGAGGCCTGGCGCCGGTGCGCCTCCGCCAAGGTGCTCAAGGCGCTGGAGCCCGCTCCACCCGCCGCGTCACCGGCGAAGAAGGCCCCTGCCCGGAAGCGGACCGTGTAGCGCCTCAATCCCAGCGCACCACGACCTTGCCCACCGTGCCGTTGCCCGCCATCCGCTCCAGTCCGGAGCGGATCTCCGTCATGGGCAATACGGCGTCCACCACGGCCCGTAGCGCGCCGGAGTCGAACAGGGGCAACAGCTGCCGCTCCGCCACCTGCGTGAGCAGCATCTTCTCCTCCGCGGGTCGGCTGCGGAGCACCGTGCCCTTCACCGTAAGCCGCTTGCGCATCACCGGCCCCAGGTCCAGCTCCGCGCGCGCACCCGCCACCGAGCCCACCTGCATCATCCGCCCCAGCGGCGCCATGGCCTTCACCGTCTCCGGCAGATAGGCGCCGCCCACCAGGTCCAGGCACACGTCCGCGCCCCGGCCCCCCGTCGCCGTGACCACCGCGTCCGCGAACACCGGGGGGGTGCTCTCACACAGCACCGTGTGGCCCACGCCCCACTCGGAGGCCCGCGCCAGCTTGTCCCGGCTCCGCCCCGTGCCCACCACCCGCACACCCATCGCCTTGCAGAGCAGCGCCGCCGCGGACCCCACACCGCTCGCCACCGCGTGCACCAGCACCGCCTCCCCGGGCCTCAAATCCGCCTGGAGCACCAGCGCGTCGTATGCCGTCAGATACGCCTCCGGCAGCGCCGCCGCGTCCGCGAAGTCCATCCCCCGGGGCATGTGCAGCACCTCGCGTTCATGCGTGGTGATCACCTCGCTCCACGCGCCTCCGCCCACCAGCCCCATTACCCGGTCGCCTGGCTGGAACTTCCGTGCACGCGGCCCCACCGCCACCACCTCGCCCGCGTACTCCAGGCCCGGCACGTCCTGGGACACATCCGGGGGCGGCGGATAGGAGCCGCGCACCTGCAGCAGGTCCGCCCGGTTCAGCGCGCTCGCCCGCACCCGCACCAGCACGTCATGGGGCCCCGGCGCCGGCTCCGGCCGCTCTTCGATGGCGAGGACCTCCGGACCGCCCGGCTTCGTGATGCGCACGACCTTCATGACCTGCCCCTTCCGCGAGAAATGCCAACACCGTTACAACAACAATCGCGACACCAATCCGAAGTACGTCAGCAGCGTCAGGTTGTCGGACACCGCCAGCACCAGCGGCGCGGAGGCCAGGTGCGGATCCACCTTCAGCCGCCGGAACAGGAACGGCAGCACGCCGCCCAGGCAGGACGCCAACGTCGCCGACACCGTCACCGCCACGAACAGCGCCAGGGAGAAGCCAAACCCCGGCGAATAGACGCGCCCCAGGAGCGCCACCACCGCCGCCGCCATCAACCCGGCCAGGCTCGCGGCCAGCACCTCGCGCGTGACCATCTTCCGGTCCACCTCGCCGTGCGCGACCATGGACGCGGCCACCGCCGTCGTCTGCACGCCCAGGCTCTCCGACAGCACGAGGACCATGGGGATGAACGCGCTCACCACCACCAGCTCCGACACCGTGCGCTCGAACAGCCGCGTCGTCGTGGCCGCCAGGAAGCCGCCGGCGATGTTCCCCAGCAGCCACGGGAAGCGCTTGAGCGCCATGCGCATTGGGCGCGTCTCGCGGTGCTCGCCCAGGGGGAGGCCCACGAAGCGGTAGACCTCGTCGCGCACGCGGCCCTCCACCTCGTCGAACAGCGTGTCGGAGAACGCGTCCACGAACTGGTTCATCTCCACCACGCCCACGATGCGGCCCTCCGCATCCACCACCGGGAACGCCAGGAAGCGGTAGGTGACGAAGAAGTCCTCCACCACCGCGTCGGACGCGTCCACCGGCAGCTTCACCACCCGTGTGAACATCAGTGATGCGATGTGCTCCTCGGGGGCCGCGCGGATCAGCTTGCGGATGGGCACCACGCCCACCAGCCGGCCGGCCGGATCGCAGGCGTAGCAGTAGAAGATCTCCCCCGTGCCCGGGTGGGCGCGCAGCTTCTCCAGCGCCTGGGCGACCGTGTCCTCCACGCCCACGGCCGTGAAGTCCCGCGATAGCCGGTCGCTCTGCAACAGCGTGTGCGCGGTCTCCGAAGGCGTCTGCACGGGGCCGGGCACGAAACGTCCTGGCCCGCTGGAGCGTCAAGGCTTATCTAAGACTTCAGACCGCCATGCCCCTCACGCCGTGTCCCATCTGTCAGAAGCCCGTGCCTCCGCGTCCGGAGAACACCTCCCATCCCTTCTGCTCCCGCCGCTGCCGCGCCGTCGACCTGGGCCGCTGGCTGGGCGAGGAGTACCGCGTGCCCGACCGCCAGGCCGAACAGCAGGAGGACGAGCTGCCCTCCGACGGCGAGCCGCGCCGCCACGACGCCTGAGCCGTTGCCTGCGTCGTGCGCTGGAAGATTCCCAGCCCCATTGAATGAAGGAGCAGGGGAGCGTGCCGCCGCCGGGCCCGCACACACGCGCCCCGGAGGGCGAGGGGCAGGCGTGCCGCTGGAGTCGCGGAGAGAGTGACGCTATACCCGCTTGCCGTGAAACGCGCCGTCAACCTCATCGCCAGCCTGCTCGTCACCGTTGCCTTCATGTGGTGGGCCTTCCGGGACACGGACGTGTCCACGCAGGTCGCCAGCCTCAAGGCAGCCAACTACGCGTGGCTCCTGCCGTACTTCTTGTGCCTCGCCATCGTGCACGTCTTCCGCACGCTGCGCTGGGGGGCATTGCTGTCGGGCCTGGAGCACGTCCCGTTCCGCAAGCTGAATGAGGCCTCCGGCATCGGCTTCATGATGCTGCTGGTGCTGCCCTTCCGCCTGGGTGAGTTCGCCCGGCCCTTCCTCATCGCCCAGCGCAGCTCCATCCGGCGCAGCGCGGCCATGACGTCCGTGGTGCTGGAGCGCATCGTGGACGGCCTCTTCGTCGCGGCGCTGTTCCGCGTGCTGCTCTTCTTCATCCCCACGGAGACGCCCGAGGTCCGGTACGTGAAGCTGGGCTCGTGGCTGATGTTCGCCGTGTTCGGAGGCGGCCTCGTGTTCCTGCTCCTGGGCCTGTGGCAGCAGGAGCGCACCGTGCGCCTGGTGCGCGCCACCGTGGGCCGCTTCTCCCCGGGCATCGCCGACAAGGTGGCGGACGTCGTGGACACCTTCGTCGGGGCCATGCGCCAGCTGCCCGACGGCAAGCACATCGCCCTCTTCTTTCTCTACACGTTCGGCTACTGGGGCGTGAACGGCCTGGGCATGGCGCTGCTCGCGCGGGCCTTCGACTGCTCCGGCGCGGGCGCGGGCATGGCCTGCGAGCCCATGAACCTGTCGCTGTTCCAGTCCTACATCGTGATGTGCGTGCTGGTGGTGGGCGTGATGATCCCCGCCGCGCCCGGGATGATGGGCACCTTCCAGGCCGCCACCAAGGTAGGCCTGGGGCTGTTCCTGCCCGCGGCGATGGTGAACGCGCACGGGCTGGCGTACGCGAACGTGCTGTGGCTGTGCCAGACGGTGCAGCAGATCGCCTTCGGCCTCATCCTGCTGTCCGTCAGCCACATGTCCTTCCGCGAGCTGGCCGGCAAGATGAAGAAGGACGACGACACCGCGGTCACCCGCTCGTCGGTGGCCTGAGCCCCGCCGCTACGGGGCGGGCTGGGTGGCCTGCCCGCCGTCGGCAGCGGGGGGCACCTGGTGGACGCGCACCCCGCTCCGCACCTGTTCGGTGACGGCGGTGGGGTCCACGGTGCCCTTGAACGTGCCAAAGGGCGTCTCGAGCTTCGCCTCGTGCCGGCCGCCCGTGCCCGGCGGTCCGCACCAGGCCTTGGCGGAGTCCTCCAGCGTGCCCACGGGTGTGCTCACCGCGGTGCGCGTCTGGGTGGTGGACTTGGCCACCAGCACCTGGTCGCGCATCAGCACGCAGTGATCATCGTCGAAGTACCAGGCCGCCGAGCCGTCCGAGAACTCCTGCGCCCGCGCAGGCCCCCTCCCCATGGTGTCCGCCACCTGGGCGGCCGTCATGCCGGGGTAGAGCTTCTCGAAGCCGGGGGCGGCGCAGCCGGTGGCGGCCAGCGCGAGGACGACGGACAGCAGGGAGGGACGCATCCGGGCGCTCCGCGAAAGAGGACGCGAGCGACCCTAGCGTGTTCCTCCCGGATGGCTCCAGGTGGACCCTGGGGCGGTGCCGGGAGGATTACAGCTCCTGCTCCAACCACTGCGACAGCCGCTCGCGCAGCAAGCGGACCCGGCGGCGGAGCAGGGGGCCGCTCACGACTCGCCCTCCGGCTTGGGGATGCGGCCGTACTTGGACAGCAGGTCCTCCACGGCCTCGCGCAGGTACTCGCTCTGGTGGATGCGGGTGCGCCGCGCGAGCTCGCGCAGCTTGTGCACCTGCTCCTCGGGGACGAGGACGTGGGTGGAGACGATGTCGGCCTCGGGGCTACGGACCTCGCCGGGCTCCACCGGGGACGGGGACGACGGAGCGTCGGGGCTCAGCGGGCTGGCGCTTCCATCCTGCATCGGGCTTCCTCCAGGAATGCTGCTACAGGCCGCTACCGACCTGGCGTGGGCATTAGGGGGCCGGCCTCTCGTGCCGTCAAAAAAAGCGACACGCAACGTGCCGAGTTGACTTGGGCGCCGGTGCGCTGTTACTCGCGCACCCACGTAAGGGGAGTAGTTCCCGCCCGGCAGCGAGGGGCGGAGGGGAGCTCGACACACTGGCTGGTGACAGCCCGGGCCCCCATCTCGCGAAGCGCGAGACGAACGAGACCTTCGGACAGGGATTCAATGCTCCCTGGCCGAGGTCCGTCGTGCGCGCTCCTCCCTGAAGCGCTCCCCCCCACGACCCCCTCCGCGCCAGGAACCGGGAAGAGGTGCCGTCGTGTCTTTGGAAGCCATTGTCGGATCATTCGTCCTCGTCGCCGCCAGCGAGATGGGCGACAAGACGCAGCTCCTGGCGTTCTCGCTCGCGTCCAAGTTCCGCAAGCCGTGGGTGGTGCTGGGCGGCATCTTCGTGGCCACGGTGGCCAACCACGCGCTGGCGTCGTCGGTGGGCACGTGGGTGTCCACGCACGTCCCCGCGCGGGTGATGGCGCTGGTGCTGGCGGTGCTGTTCCTGGGCTTCGGCCTGTGGACGCTCAAGCCCGACACGCTGGACGAGGACAACGGCAAGCCCCCGCGCTTTGGCGCCTTCCTCACCACGGTGGTCCTCTTCTTCATGGCGGAGATGGGGGACAAGACGCAGCTGGCCACCATGGCGGTCGCCGCGCGCTACCAGGCGCCCGTGCTGGTGACGCTGGGGACCACGCTGGGGATGCTGGTGTCGGACGGCCTCGCGGTGTTTCTGGGCGACCGGCTGTCCGGCAAGGTGAACATGAAGTACATGCGATGGGGGACCGCCGTGCTCTTCTTCCTCTTCGGCCTCGTGTCGCTCTGGACGGCCTGGCGCGGCTGACGCCCGTGGCGAGGGCCCCGGCGCGCTCACTCGCCGCCGGGGCTTGCCGCGTGACGCCTACTTCAGGCTCTTCGTGTCGATGACGAAGCGGTAGCGCACGTCGTTCTTGAGCATGCGCTCGTAGGCCTCGTTGATCTTCTGGATGGGGATGACCTCCACGTCCGCGGCAACCTGGTGCTTCGCGCAGAAGTCGAGCATCTCCTGCGTCTCGCGGATGCCGCCAATCATCGAGCCGCCCAGCTTGAGCCGGCGGGGGATGAGCGAGAAGGCCGCCAGCGGCGTGGGGTTCTCCGGCGCGCCGACGAGGATCATCGTGCCGTCCGTCTTCAGCAGGCTCAGGTAGGCGTTGTAGTCATGCTGCGCGGAGACGGTGTCCAGGATGAAGTCGAACGCGCGGCGCAGCTTCTTGAACGTCGCCTTGTCGGACGTGGCCTCGAAGTGCGCGGCGCCCAGCGCGAGCGCGTCATCGCGCTTGGACGGCGAGGTGCTCAGCACCGTCACCTCCGCGCCCATCGCCTTGGCCAGCTTCACGGCCATGTGGCCCAGGCCGCCCAGGCCCACCACGGCCAGCTTGCTGCCGGGCTTCACGCCGTAATAGCGCAGCGGCGAGTACGTGGTGATGCCCGCGCACAACAGCGGCGCGGCGCGGTCCAGGGGGATGCCCTCCGGGATGCGCAGCACGTACTTCGCGTCCACGGTGATGCGGGTCGAGTAGCCGCCGTAGGTGGGGTGGCCGTCATGGTCCCGGCCGTTGTAGGTGTTCACCGCGCCCTGGTCGCAGTACTGCTCGTCACCCTTGAGGCACTGGGGGCACTCGCGGCAGG
This genomic interval carries:
- a CDS encoding hybrid sensor histidine kinase/response regulator is translated as MSLVLVADDEPAVLEVLSQVVEDLGHDVVRARDGEEALALARTHRPRLVVTDHMMPRMSGMELCSRLKQEPGLREVPIILLSAVLQQGSPDASAFLNKPFEITDFETLVHDVLEKAPAALPEPATPVEALSRWVAQSLQGPLEAARNQLRALEDLPPPGRGAVEALGEQLQSLERMGRYLQDAVRLSAGSVTLRPVEGDLRQPLEASVARCRTSGPGVPVELTVPPEAVGLKFDPERLEQVFDVLLSNAARQGRVRVELKASPQEVLVRVSDPGPGIPEAELPRLFQRFPEVPARGEALGLYVASELAKLHGGALSAESRPGQGATFSVSLPRVA
- the speB gene encoding agmatinase — translated: MATHFDPAAAAQPGSGIFGLPHSPDEAHVVVIPVPFEATTSYGGGTSNGPAALLEASKQVDLFDVETGRPYERGIAMLEAPAELHEWNERAKERAQVVIEAGGIDSGEAELLAAARDVNGFSEKLNEHVYRTTKHWLEQGKRVAAVGGDHAISFGIIQAHAEKYPGMGVLHLDAHADLRVAYEGFTWSHASIFYNVCERIPGVKTLVQVGLRDMSENEHRYIEDSGGRIHAIYDSILQQNRFDGLPWNQQVKQIVDKLPQQVYLSFDIDGLDPVLCPNTGTPVPGGLSFPEATALVAGVVRSGRTIVGFDLTEVAPGPDGSEWDANVGARMLYKMIGWMLKSQKA
- a CDS encoding MmcQ/YjbR family DNA-binding protein — its product is MATRKKAVAKSPGRKGGITVDDVRALALALPSTEERPSYGTPGFRVSDKLFARVLDEDSIVIKVDFDHREALLQSQPDVFLVTPHYQDWPMVIVRLTTVTRPLLQSLLKEAWRRCASAKVLKALEPAPPAASPAKKAPARKRTV
- a CDS encoding NAD(P)H-quinone oxidoreductase, giving the protein MKVVRITKPGGPEVLAIEERPEPAPGPHDVLVRVRASALNRADLLQVRGSYPPPPDVSQDVPGLEYAGEVVAVGPRARKFQPGDRVMGLVGGGAWSEVITTHEREVLHMPRGMDFADAAALPEAYLTAYDALVLQADLRPGEAVLVHAVASGVGSAAALLCKAMGVRVVGTGRSRDKLARASEWGVGHTVLCESTPPVFADAVVTATGGRGADVCLDLVGGAYLPETVKAMAPLGRMMQVGSVAGARAELDLGPVMRKRLTVKGTVLRSRPAEEKMLLTQVAERQLLPLFDSGALRAVVDAVLPMTEIRSGLERMAGNGTVGKVVVRWD
- a CDS encoding magnesium transporter, encoding MPGPVQTPSETAHTLLQSDRLSRDFTAVGVEDTVAQALEKLRAHPGTGEIFYCYACDPAGRLVGVVPIRKLIRAAPEEHIASLMFTRVVKLPVDASDAVVEDFFVTYRFLAFPVVDAEGRIVGVVEMNQFVDAFSDTLFDEVEGRVRDEVYRFVGLPLGEHRETRPMRMALKRFPWLLGNIAGGFLAATTTRLFERTVSELVVVSAFIPMVLVLSESLGVQTTAVAASMVAHGEVDRKMVTREVLAASLAGLMAAAVVALLGRVYSPGFGFSLALFVAVTVSATLASCLGGVLPFLFRRLKVDPHLASAPLVLAVSDNLTLLTYFGLVSRLLL
- a CDS encoding DNA gyrase inhibitor YacG — protein: MPLTPCPICQKPVPPRPENTSHPFCSRRCRAVDLGRWLGEEYRVPDRQAEQQEDELPSDGEPRRHDA
- a CDS encoding lysylphosphatidylglycerol synthase transmembrane domain-containing protein; protein product: MKRAVNLIASLLVTVAFMWWAFRDTDVSTQVASLKAANYAWLLPYFLCLAIVHVFRTLRWGALLSGLEHVPFRKLNEASGIGFMMLLVLPFRLGEFARPFLIAQRSSIRRSAAMTSVVLERIVDGLFVAALFRVLLFFIPTETPEVRYVKLGSWLMFAVFGGGLVFLLLGLWQQERTVRLVRATVGRFSPGIADKVADVVDTFVGAMRQLPDGKHIALFFLYTFGYWGVNGLGMALLARAFDCSGAGAGMACEPMNLSLFQSYIVMCVLVVGVMIPAAPGMMGTFQAATKVGLGLFLPAAMVNAHGLAYANVLWLCQTVQQIAFGLILLSVSHMSFRELAGKMKKDDDTAVTRSSVA
- a CDS encoding ribbon-helix-helix domain-containing protein, producing MQDGSASPLSPDAPSSPSPVEPGEVRSPEADIVSTHVLVPEEQVHKLRELARRTRIHQSEYLREAVEDLLSKYGRIPKPEGES
- a CDS encoding TMEM165/GDT1 family protein → MEAIVGSFVLVAASEMGDKTQLLAFSLASKFRKPWVVLGGIFVATVANHALASSVGTWVSTHVPARVMALVLAVLFLGFGLWTLKPDTLDEDNGKPPRFGAFLTTVVLFFMAEMGDKTQLATMAVAARYQAPVLVTLGTTLGMLVSDGLAVFLGDRLSGKVNMKYMRWGTAVLFFLFGLVSLWTAWRG
- a CDS encoding NAD(P)-dependent alcohol dehydrogenase; amino-acid sequence: MPTTPAYAAPSAKAALGPFTVERREPRPQDVLIDIQYCGVCHSDIHQARDEWGGALFPMVPGHEIVGKVSQVGSAVTTFKMGDTVGVGCFVDSCRECPQCLKGDEQYCDQGAVNTYNGRDHDGHPTYGGYSTRITVDAKYVLRIPEGIPLDRAAPLLCAGITTYSPLRYYGVKPGSKLAVVGLGGLGHMAVKLAKAMGAEVTVLSTSPSKRDDALALGAAHFEATSDKATFKKLRRAFDFILDTVSAQHDYNAYLSLLKTDGTMILVGAPENPTPLAAFSLIPRRLKLGGSMIGGIRETQEMLDFCAKHQVAADVEVIPIQKINEAYERMLKNDVRYRFVIDTKSLK